The Bradyrhizobium betae genomic interval CCTGGCTCGTGTAGCACATCAGGATGAGGTCTTCGCCCTCGTCCCGTGTCAGCCGCTTCTGCAGGCGGGCGACCGCCTGCTTGGTCGCGGTCAGGGTCAGCGGCGCGTGACCGGCCAGCAGCCGGGCGACCTCGTCGGCGCGCCTGTCGAGCGCGGCGATGTCGTCGACGACCTCGCCGAGCAGCCCGACGCCGGCGGCCGCGGCGGCGTCAACGAGGCGCGCGGTGAAGATCAGGTCCTTGACGCGGGCGGCGCCAATCAGCGCGGTGAGACGGCTGACATTGGACATCGACAGGCAATTGCCGAGTGTCCGCGCGATCGGAAATCCGATCTTTGCGCTTCTCGTGCCGATGCGCAGGTCGCAGGCCGCGGCGATGCCCGCCCCGCCCCCGGTGCAGAACCCGTTGATCGCCGCGATGGTCGGCACCCGGCACTGCTCGAGCGTGGTGAGCACGCGATCGATCCGGTTCTCGTAGTCGATGGCGTCCTGCGGTGTCTTGAATTCACGGAACTGGTTGATGTCCGTGCCCGAGGCGAAGGCCTTGTCGCCGGCCCCGCGCAGCACCAGCACCTTGAGCGAATGATCGCTGTTGGCCTCCTCGCAGATCGCCGCGAGGCGCTCGTACATGGCGAAGGTGAAGGCATTGCGCGCCTGCGGGCGGTTGAACGTGATCCACCCGATGCCATCCTTGCATTCAAAAACGAGGTCGTTCGCCTCCACCGCGCGGTCCATTTCCCCATATCCTCTTGTTTTTTACATTTTTGAATGCAAAATCTGCGCTTATCAAGCTGAAACTTCCAAAAACAAGCCGATCGCTTCATTTTTGCATTCAAACCGGAGCCTCTCCCATGCTTCACGAAGAGGTCGTCGGCCGCATCCGCGCCATCCTGCTCGACGGCGAAATCCCGCCGGGCGCCCGGATTCCCGAGCGAGAGCTGTGCGATCGGCTGCAGATCTCGCGCACGCCGCTGCGCGAGGCACTCAAGGTGCTCGCCGCCGAAGGGCTCGTGCAGCTCCTGCCCCATCGTGGCTCGCGTGCGGCAAAACTGACCGACAAGGACATGCGCGACCTGTTCGAGGTCTGTCAGGGCCTCGAGGCCCTCGCCGGAGAGCTCGCCTGTGAGCGCATCAGCGACGCCGAGATCGGCCGGATCGCCGCCGCGCATGAGGACATGGTTCGGCATTATCGCGAGGGCGATTTGATCCAGTATTATCGCGGCAACCGCGCCATCCACGAGGCGATCGTCGCCGCGGCCGACAATCCCGCGCTGACCGGGCTCTACGCGTCCGTCACCGCGCGCATCCGCCGCGCGCGCTATGTCACGCCGATGACGCCGCAGCGCTGGGCGTTCGCCGTGATGGAGCACGAGGCGATCCTGAACGCGCTGCAGCGGCGCGACGGCGCCGGCCTCTCGCACATCCTGCGTGCGCATCTGCGCCACAAGCGCGAGGAAGTCCTGCAGGCGGGCTTTGCCGAGACCGAAGCCAACGACCGCACGCTGCGGATCGCGTGAAGCGGCCGCGAGCACCATTGTGACACAGAAAGATTCCTATCAGCCGCCCGCATTGCGCCGTCAGCAGACACAATCGCGACACAATCATTGATTGCATTGCTGCAAGATCGGCTGGATCGTTCTGACGACAAGAACATCGGCGACGGCGTCTTTTGTGGTCTGCCGGAATTGCGCTTTCCGCTTTGACAAAACGCGATCGTCCGCAAACCAATTCCACTTGCGAGCTCGTCTGAACCGGCGCAGCATCCGACTGCTGGCCTCAGGCCGAACATCACGCGCGAAAAATCGTGCGGATCAAAACAGAAAATGGAGGAAACGAATGACGCTCGATGTCTCACGTCGGTCCCTGCTCGCACTCGGCGCCGGCCTTGGCCTTGGCCTTGGCGCCAGCGCACTGCTCGGCGGCAGTGCGCTCGCTCGCGCTCCCAAGCTCGGCACCCAGACGCCCTACTGGCACCGCTTCAACCTCGGCGATGCCGAGGTGACCGTCGTGTCCGACGGACCGCTGCCGCTCGGCGATCCCTCCGGCACCTTCACCGGCGTTCCCAAGGAGGAGGTGAAGAAGATGCTCGCCGACAATTTCCTGTCGCCGGATAACGTCGTACTCGAGCAGAACTCGCCGATCGTGAACACCGGCGACAAGCTGATCCTGTTCGATACCGGCATGGGCAGCTCGAAAATGTTCGGCCCCACCACCGGCCGGCAGCAGAAGAGCATGATGGAGGCCGGCATCAAGCCGGGGGATATCGACGCCGTGGTCTGCTCCCACGCGCATGTCGACCACATCGGCGGCATCGTGGATGCCGACAACAAGCCGCTGTTTCCGAACGCGCAGATCTACATCTCCCAGACCGATTTCGACTTCTGGACCGATGAAGGCAAGATGGGGAGCCCGGCCAAGGACTTCGTCGTCCACGCCCGCAAGAATCTGCTGCCGGTCCGCGACCGCATCGTGTTCTTCAAGGACGGTCAGGAGTTCCTGCCCGGCGTGCAGGCAATCTCCGCGCCCGGCCATACCGTCGGCCACACCATCTTCATGGTCTCCTCGGCCGGAAAGTCCTTCGCGTTCCTCGGCGACCTCTCGCACCATTCGGTGCTGCTGTTGGAGCGGCCGCGGATGGAGTTCTCCTACGACACCGACCCCAAGCAGGCGGCAGATTCGCGCGTAAAACTGCTCACCATGCTTGCGGCCAACAAGGTCCCGGTGATGTCCTATCACTTCGCCTGGCCGGGCTATGGCCATGTCGCCAAGGCCGGCGACGGCTTCCGCTATTATGCCGAGCCGATGCAGATGACGCTGTAGGTCGAGATCAGCTCCGGGTGGCGCACTCGCGCCGCCCGGACCCGCTATCGGTGGCAGCGCAAGGCCGAATGCCCCACCGGTTCGGCATCACGCCGTCGACCTCTCCATCAGCGTGAGAGTCACGCTGTTATGGTCGATCCGGTCGAACGTGATCCAGCCGATCCGTGCGTAGAGCGCCTCGCTGCGCGGCGTGAACAGATACAGCCGATCGTAGCCGAGCGCTGCGGCCGCGCCGACGGCGTGCAAGCTCAGCGCGGAGGCGATGCCCCTGCCCCTCAATTCGTCCGGCACGTACACCGAAGATAGCCAGGGTGTCAGATGGGTGTGGGTCACCGTCGTGGCCAAAAGGCCCGCCGAACCGAGCAGCGCCCCGTCCTCCGACAGCGCAATGAAGGCCATCGGCAGCGCACCTCTCTGGAGCGACCGACGAAGCCTCTCGGTTCGGTCCGCGCGCGTCATGGCCGGCGTGAGATAGCAGAATTCCGCGTGCTGCCAGGCTGCGATCGTTTCAAGATGTTCGTGGTGGTCCGCCAAATAGGCAATTTTCATGGAGATCACCGGAAGGTCAGCGATCCAGTATAGGCGCTTCTGCCAAAGCGCGCGATGCGTCAGATTGGTGTTGCGCCGCTACATTCCGGTCCAATGGCGCGTACTCCTGAACG includes:
- a CDS encoding enoyl-CoA hydratase/isomerase family protein, giving the protein MDRAVEANDLVFECKDGIGWITFNRPQARNAFTFAMYERLAAICEEANSDHSLKVLVLRGAGDKAFASGTDINQFREFKTPQDAIDYENRIDRVLTTLEQCRVPTIAAINGFCTGGGAGIAAACDLRIGTRSAKIGFPIARTLGNCLSMSNVSRLTALIGAARVKDLIFTARLVDAAAAAGVGLLGEVVDDIAALDRRADEVARLLAGHAPLTLTATKQAVARLQKRLTRDEGEDLILMCYTSQDFREGLDAFLNKRAPQWRGH
- a CDS encoding GntR family transcriptional regulator, which codes for MLHEEVVGRIRAILLDGEIPPGARIPERELCDRLQISRTPLREALKVLAAEGLVQLLPHRGSRAAKLTDKDMRDLFEVCQGLEALAGELACERISDAEIGRIAAAHEDMVRHYREGDLIQYYRGNRAIHEAIVAAADNPALTGLYASVTARIRRARYVTPMTPQRWAFAVMEHEAILNALQRRDGAGLSHILRAHLRHKREEVLQAGFAETEANDRTLRIA
- a CDS encoding GNAT family N-acetyltransferase yields the protein MKIAYLADHHEHLETIAAWQHAEFCYLTPAMTRADRTERLRRSLQRGALPMAFIALSEDGALLGSAGLLATTVTHTHLTPWLSSVYVPDELRGRGIASALSLHAVGAAAALGYDRLYLFTPRSEALYARIGWITFDRIDHNSVTLTLMERSTA